ATTATTTTCCTGCTGACGGATCGTCCATCATTCTTTTTGCCAACCATTCAGTCCCGCACCGCCCGTATCGACCTGCGCCCAATACTTGCCGTAGAATATCAACGGAAGCTTGAAGATTTACAACTGAAGAAAAATGAAATACTATTACTGCTCAAAATTGGCGATACTGACCTTTATACCCGCGATGATGTGGAGTTTGCCGTGAATTCTGTTCAAGCTGCTCGGGGTCTGGCTATCGGACGTTTAGAATACGAAACGCTCCGTTTTGTTTTGACAAACACCGAACGCTGGCCGCTACTGCTGAAGATTTTCCGGATCTATCTTCATGATTTGCTTTTATTTAACCAAATTCAACACGATGAAAAAATTTATAAGCTGGTGCCATGCAACACATACGTAATAGTCGCTCTTTTGCAAATGATCGCAGCTCTGGAATTGACCCTCTCGACGACGCGCTCAAACCCGAAATTTCAGCTGCTGAGCTTGCTGAGCAGGCAGCACTGCCGGATCGCATAAACGTTGTTTCTGTCCGATTTCGCCCTGCTGGAAAAGTCTACGAATATATTAACAATGATTCCCTCAACCTCAAAGTAGGCGACAAGATAATTGTCGCTCTCGAAAAAGGGGAAGGGTATGCGGTGATTGTCGGCCCCGCTGTCACGACAGATCGCGATAAAAACAGGATTTATCGCCGCATTATCCGTCTGGCAAATCCCGACGATATCGCCATGATTCAAGCCAATCGCGAACTCGAAAAATATGCCTTTGAACTGGGTGGCGTGAAGGTTCGCAAACACAACCTGCCCATGAAACTGGTGCGAGTCGAGTACTTATTCGATGCGAGCAAGATCACTTTTTATTTTACTGCTGATGGCCGCATTGACTTTCGCGAACTGGTAAAAGATCTGGCTTTTGAATTCAAGACTCGCATTGAAATGCGCCAAGTTGGTGTGCGTGACGAAACAAAGCTCCTTGGCGGATTCGGCCCCTGCGGTCGTCCTTGTTGCTGCAGCCAATTCTTGCGTGATTTCGCTCCCGTTTCGATTAAAATGGCAAAAGAACAAAACCTGAATCTCAGCCCAACAAAAATTTCCGGTTTGTGCGGTCGTCTGATGTGTTGTTTGGTCTACGAACACTCGCAGTACGAACAAGCGCTCGTCGGAATGCCCGCCGTCGACAGTAACTTTGACAATGGAGTTATCAAAGGGATTGTCAAAAAACTCAACCCACTGAAAAAAACCATCATCGTCCAAACAGAAACGGGCAAATGGGAAGAAATCGATCTCAGTGCGGAAGCAGTGGCGCCACAGCCAACAAAAACATGTGGTTATTGCAACGGTGGAAAGTGCCGCAGTCTCTGCCGCACACAGCCACATCTTGCTAACGCCCCAGCCGATGACCACTCCGACCGCAGTAAATCATCGCAAAATCCCGATGAAGACGATTTTTTTGAAGACTATAATGTCCGCGCGGCGTATGACCAAATTGCTGAACTTTCAGAGTCAGTCGATGAAGTCGCACCTGCGAGACAAGACGAGAAACCCTTTTTGTCATCGCAACAAACCGACGACATCATGCACAGCACGGAAACATCTGATGAACCGGAAAGTGCTCCATCTCTGGCTCGCACTGGTCGCTCACGCCGCTCGAAATCGCGGCGCGGCGGTGCGGATCGTTCGGCCAAGCGAGAAAAATATCCGCTTCCCGTGACGACTGATCAGGCAGAGCATGACGAAATGCCAAACCGCTCGAAACCGCGCAACGCTACCAACCGTCGTCATGATGCAAAAGCACCTGCGTCAGGCGAAAAACAGTACTCTATCTCGCGAGGCAGTTCGCAATGGAGCAAGCGCAATCCAGGCAACATCCATTCCCATGGCGGCAATAACGGAAATAATGAGTAACTAAGGAGCGTCTATGTCTCGTACGTTTTACATCACAACCCCGATATATTATGTCAACGACGTTCCGCATATTGGTCACGCCTATACGACGGTCGCTTGTGATGTCGCCGCGCGCTACCATCGTTTAATTGGCGATGATGTCTACTTTTTGACCGGTACCGATGAGCACGGCATGAAAATTGAGCGAGCGGCTCACGATAAGGGCGAAACACCTCAGCAACTGGCCGACCGCGTGGTAACTCGCTTCCAGGCACTGTGGAAAACGCTCGGTATATCGCATAACGATTTCATCCGCACCACAGAAGAGCGCCACAAGCGGGGAGTGCATAAGCTATTCCGTCAGTTGCGCGATCAGGGCGATATCTACCTCGGCGAATACGAAGGATGGTATTGCACGCCGTGCGAATCGTTCTGGACTGAAACACAAGTCGGCGACGAAATAGCGTGCCCCGACTGTGGCCGCAATGTCGAAAAGTTGAAAGAGCAATCCTACTTTTTCAAAATGAGCGCCTATGCGCAGCCGCTGATGGAACACATCAAAGCCAATCCTGATTTTATTCAACCGGCCAGCCGCCGCAATGAAATTGTACGCTTTATCGAATCCGGCTTAAAAGACCTTTCTATTTCGCGCACCTCTTTTGACTGGGGCATTAAAGTGCCGGACGATCCGGCGCATGTGATCTACGTGTGGTTTGATGCCCTCAGCAATTACATGACCGCGCTTGGATATGAGTCGGAAGACGAAAAATATCGCCGCTTCTGGCCAGCGAATGTCCACATGGTTGGCAAAGATATTCTCCGCTTCCATACCGTCTACTGGCCAACTTTCTTGCTGGCAGCTGGGCTACCACTGCCGAAAAAAGTTTTTGCTCACGGCTGGTGGACAATTGAAGGGAAAAAGATGAGCAAATCGCTCATGAACGTGGTTGATCCGACCATGTTGGCCGAACGGTTTGGTATTGATCCCATTCGCTACTTCTTGTTGCGCGAAGTCCCTTTTGGCATGGATGGTGATTTCAGCATGCAAGCGCTGGTGGGTCGGATTAATTCTGATCTCGCCAACGATCTGGGCAACCTGCTCAACCGTATTTCCGGTATGATGTTCCGCTATTGTGAAGGGAAAGTTCCACTGCGCAGTGCTGCGACAGGCTTTGAAGATGACCTTATTCCCGCCATCAACCGTGCCATGCACGATTATACTCACGCGATGGAAGAGTATGCCTTCCACAAAGCGCTCATTGCGATTTGGGATATCATCAGCTTGCTCAATAAGTATATCGTGGCAACGGAACCGTGGACGCTCAAGAAGAATGGTAAAGAAGATGTATTGGCAACGGCGCTTTCCACTGCCGCCGAAGGGTTGCGGCTCTGCGCCAATGCGATTGCTCCCTTTATGCCGGAATCGTCCGAAAAAATCGCGCAAGCGCTTGGCATCCAGATCACGGGCGAATATGAGATGAGCTATGCCGTGTGCGGTGCACAGATGGAACAGATGCCCATCCTGTTTGAGCGGGTCGAGCTGACTCCTGAAACACAACCATCCAACGCAACGGAAAATCAGGCGGACGTTCCGTCCCTGCCACTGATTGAATTCGATCAATTTCTGGCCGTTTCATTGCGCGCAGGGAAAATCGTCCATGCCGAAAAAGTCCAGAAATCGAGCAAACTCCTCAAGCTATCGGTCGACCTTGGCGAAGGGACACTGCGAACTATTGTCAGCGGAATTGCGCAATCGTATGCTCCTGAGGAGCTTCTTGATAAAACGGTGAGCGTCGTCGCGAACCTCAAACCAGCGAAACTTATGGGCATCGAGTCCAATGGCATGATACTCGCGGCCAAAAACAGCCGGAACCGCCACGAAGTGCTCTTTCTCCATGATGTCGCTCCGGGCACAGAAATCAAATAAGGGGTAGCGTGTACTCAACTATACGGCGACAAGACCGTGCTATATCACGCGAGGAATCAAACACACTGTTGCATACTGCAGAGTATGGATTTTTAGCTACAGTCGGTTCAGATGGGCAACCATATGGAATCCCACTCAGCTACGTGTACTGGAATGAACGCATCTATTTCCATTGCGCCCTTGAAGGGGCAAAGCTCAATAACATCGCGAAGAATCCACTCGTTTCATTTTGCGTTGTTGGAAGTACGGAGGTCATTCCCCGTCAATTCAGTACGAAATACGAAAGTGTGGTTCTGTTCGGAACAGCGCGTGAAGCTACTGGCGAGGAGCGCCATCACGCGTTGCTTGCATTGCTGAGTAAATATTCGCCAGACTTCCACGAAGAAGGCAAAGCGTATATTTCACAAAAAGATCACCTGACACGGGTTATTGCCATCGATATCCAGCATATCACAGGCAAAGCGCGTAAATAGCGAGAGGAGAAATGGTATGCCATCACATAACCCATTGAAAATGATGCTGTTTCCGCTGGTAGTTATTGCACTCGTGCTTTTGGCTACTAAGTGGGATATCGTCATGACGATGTTCAGCAGCAAAAACTTTCATCTGATTGAAGCGCATATGAATAAGTCAGCCGATCAACTGGTGAAAGAAACAAAAATTCCGCCAGGTGGCGTAAAAGGGGAAAGTATCCCTTTGAGCGTCTTTCGGAAGGATGGCGGTAGTGAACCTCAAGCGAGTCCGCCAGCGCCGTCCCCTGAGGCGGTTCGTCAGGATGTCGACCAAGCCAAGGTCTGGTTTATGAAGGCCAAGGAACATGAAGAGCGCGGCGAATACGCAGAAGCACTCGAAGCATACGCGCGGAGCTTTACGCTTGACCAAGAGAATGCTGAAGCATTTTTCCGCCACGGTATGATCAGCTATGATATGGAGAGCCGCGCGGTCGGAACAGAAAGCTTACGCCGTGCGGTTGCCCTACAAGGCGACAATGTCGAGTATCGCGTTGAGCTAGCGAGGAAACTGGTACAGAACCGTGAGCCAGAAGCGGCATTGACCCACGTACGCGAGGCACTGCGCCGCGACCCGCACAACAGAGCTGCACTGAACTTACATGAATTTTTGAGTCGTTAATGAAGGCGGAAACCGCTCTCAGGTTTCCGCTTCACCGCTACCATGCGGTTGCTCTCTTGTTGTTGTGTATCGTTGGAGCATGGGCCGCCAGCGGCATCGTAATCCCCGAACCTTTCTCGCGCTCTCTTTCAGGCACTTACCCGATTAAGGGATTTGATTGGCGCTTTAATGGTGGACATTTACGTGTGGCTGATGCCGAAGGGAAGGAATACCTTCTCCGATTAAACAATGCCGCTATGAGTGAAATCATCCATCGTGGCGATCAAGGGGCAATTACGTTTCAGGGTCGGCTCACATTTCCCAGCTACAAAGGATATGCGCAATCGCTTGTCGCCCAAGGGTATCATGGCGTTATCTACCCCTACCGCATCGACTTCAGCGAATTACAAGGTGCCTCGTGGCGTCTTCAGGCAGTTGGATGGATACGCGAACGACTCCTGCCTGCCGGTCAACCGCTTGGAGCGCTTTTAGTCAGCGTTTTAGGGGGCATACGCGAGTACCCTCCAGAATACCAATCGGGTTTCGGATACGCCGGAACCGCTCACCTGCTGGCTATTAGCGGATTGCACGTGGGGTTTATTTTTCTGCTTGGCTGGTTGGCAACCGGAATCACGCCACTCTCCTTTCGCTGGCGCATTGTGATAAGTCTCATCTTACCGGCCTTATATGTATGGATTTCCGGTGGAAGTATCCCTGCATTCCGTGCGTTCTTGTTTCTCCTCTTTTTTGCCGGCGGTGTCCTTTGGCGCAAGCACATTGACGTACTGCAATGCCTTTTCTTGAGTGCAATTGTTTCGTTACTGCTTTGGCCACAGACCATTATCAGCGCCAGTTTCCACTTTTCCTACGGTATCACCGCCATACTCATCCTCGGTGGTTCTCTTTACAAGGGGCGTTATCTTTGGATTTGCCTGCTGGCTATGGCTGGGTCGATCCCGCTCAGTGCGTGGTATTTTGGGTATATCAACGCTCTCTCTTTTTTGGCAAATGCCTTCGCTGTTCCGCTCTTTGCGGCATTCGTATATTGTGGCGTATTTGCACTGGCGTTGCCAGAGCTGCTGTTTCCAGTACTGCGCATGCTGCATACGCTCCTGCAATGGTGTAATGAAGTCGTCTACGTGGTGCCAATTCGCTTTACCGCGTGGAGCGCGCCGCTGTTGATTCTGGCACTCATCGTGGCCCGCTGGAAAACGCTTGCGTGGTGGCGCATGGGAATTGTCGTCACACTCATAGGAATTGGCGCTATTCAATATTCAACGACGGCGCTGCGCGATGACAACCGTTACTACACGCTTTCCTATGAGCCAGAAAGCGATACGCTCCATTTTCAGCATAAGATTTACCGTCCCGAAAATAGTGTTTATGCCCAAAAAGAGCTACTGAAACATGGCATCTGGCGTGTGGCAAACTGGGATATGGCACCAGAAGAAAAAGAACAGTTTCGACATATTCGGAAAAGAGAGACAGGATTATAACCTATGAAAATTCTGCATACTTCAGACTGGCACCTTGGACGAACGCTCTGCAACAAAAAGCGCTATGCCGAATTTGCCACCTTTCTTGAGTGGTTGGCAGACACAATGGAACGGGAATTCATTGAGGTTTTGTTGATTGCCGGAGATATTTTTGACACCACGGTGCCAAGCCATCGCGCACAGGAGTTGTACTATCGCTTTCTTTGCCGTATAGCAGCGTCATCCTGCCGCCACGTCGTGATTATTGCGGGCAATCACGACTCACCCACTTTTTTGAATGCACCTAGAGATCTGCTGCGCGCCCTTGACGTGCATATTATCGGCCATGCTACCACTCCCATCGAAGAGGAAGTGATCGTACTGACGGATCGTCAACAACAACCAGAACTGATTGTGTGTGCGGTTCCCTATCTGCGTGACCGTGATATTCGTCAGGTCGAAGCGGGTGAAAGCGCCGCAGCAAAAGATCAAAAACTTCTTGATGGTATACGTCAACACTACGCCTCCGTCGCCCAAAGTGCCGAACAAAAACAAAAACAGAGCAACCGCTCTCTG
This Chrysiogenes arsenatis DSM 11915 DNA region includes the following protein-coding sequences:
- a CDS encoding DNA polymerase III subunit delta', producing MSDSSELTPVQRAQLSTLLERETRRGAHHAYIINSSTPFAQQFAQMFVQSLNCRELQAGLPCMECAACRTAYMAIMVIEPEKNTITIDQIREGSTFLESTNLDQRLQYKGLIIVEAHQMTSGDRINRVQENALLKTLEEPPAGSIIFLLTDRPSFFLPTIQSRTARIDLRPILAVEYQRKLEDLQLKKNEILLLLKIGDTDLYTRDDVEFAVNSVQAARGLAIGRLEYETLRFVLTNTERWPLLLKIFRIYLHDLLLFNQIQHDEKIYKLVPCNTYVIVALLQMIAALELTLSTTRSNPKFQLLSLLSRQHCRIA
- a CDS encoding pyridoxamine 5'-phosphate oxidase family protein: MYSTIRRQDRAISREESNTLLHTAEYGFLATVGSDGQPYGIPLSYVYWNERIYFHCALEGAKLNNIAKNPLVSFCVVGSTEVIPRQFSTKYESVVLFGTAREATGEERHHALLALLSKYSPDFHEEGKAYISQKDHLTRVIAIDIQHITGKARK
- a CDS encoding PSP1 domain-containing protein codes for the protein MIVGPAVTTDRDKNRIYRRIIRLANPDDIAMIQANRELEKYAFELGGVKVRKHNLPMKLVRVEYLFDASKITFYFTADGRIDFRELVKDLAFEFKTRIEMRQVGVRDETKLLGGFGPCGRPCCCSQFLRDFAPVSIKMAKEQNLNLSPTKISGLCGRLMCCLVYEHSQYEQALVGMPAVDSNFDNGVIKGIVKKLNPLKKTIIVQTETGKWEEIDLSAEAVAPQPTKTCGYCNGGKCRSLCRTQPHLANAPADDHSDRSKSSQNPDEDDFFEDYNVRAAYDQIAELSESVDEVAPARQDEKPFLSSQQTDDIMHSTETSDEPESAPSLARTGRSRRSKSRRGGADRSAKREKYPLPVTTDQAEHDEMPNRSKPRNATNRRHDAKAPASGEKQYSISRGSSQWSKRNPGNIHSHGGNNGNNE
- a CDS encoding tetratricopeptide repeat protein, producing the protein MPSHNPLKMMLFPLVVIALVLLATKWDIVMTMFSSKNFHLIEAHMNKSADQLVKETKIPPGGVKGESIPLSVFRKDGGSEPQASPPAPSPEAVRQDVDQAKVWFMKAKEHEERGEYAEALEAYARSFTLDQENAEAFFRHGMISYDMESRAVGTESLRRAVALQGDNVEYRVELARKLVQNREPEAALTHVREALRRDPHNRAALNLHEFLSR
- a CDS encoding ComEC/Rec2 family competence protein encodes the protein MKAETALRFPLHRYHAVALLLLCIVGAWAASGIVIPEPFSRSLSGTYPIKGFDWRFNGGHLRVADAEGKEYLLRLNNAAMSEIIHRGDQGAITFQGRLTFPSYKGYAQSLVAQGYHGVIYPYRIDFSELQGASWRLQAVGWIRERLLPAGQPLGALLVSVLGGIREYPPEYQSGFGYAGTAHLLAISGLHVGFIFLLGWLATGITPLSFRWRIVISLILPALYVWISGGSIPAFRAFLFLLFFAGGVLWRKHIDVLQCLFLSAIVSLLLWPQTIISASFHFSYGITAILILGGSLYKGRYLWICLLAMAGSIPLSAWYFGYINALSFLANAFAVPLFAAFVYCGVFALALPELLFPVLRMLHTLLQWCNEVVYVVPIRFTAWSAPLLILALIVARWKTLAWWRMGIVVTLIGIGAIQYSTTALRDDNRYYTLSYEPESDTLHFQHKIYRPENSVYAQKELLKHGIWRVANWDMAPEEKEQFRHIRKRETGL
- the metG gene encoding methionine--tRNA ligase, with protein sequence MSRTFYITTPIYYVNDVPHIGHAYTTVACDVAARYHRLIGDDVYFLTGTDEHGMKIERAAHDKGETPQQLADRVVTRFQALWKTLGISHNDFIRTTEERHKRGVHKLFRQLRDQGDIYLGEYEGWYCTPCESFWTETQVGDEIACPDCGRNVEKLKEQSYFFKMSAYAQPLMEHIKANPDFIQPASRRNEIVRFIESGLKDLSISRTSFDWGIKVPDDPAHVIYVWFDALSNYMTALGYESEDEKYRRFWPANVHMVGKDILRFHTVYWPTFLLAAGLPLPKKVFAHGWWTIEGKKMSKSLMNVVDPTMLAERFGIDPIRYFLLREVPFGMDGDFSMQALVGRINSDLANDLGNLLNRISGMMFRYCEGKVPLRSAATGFEDDLIPAINRAMHDYTHAMEEYAFHKALIAIWDIISLLNKYIVATEPWTLKKNGKEDVLATALSTAAEGLRLCANAIAPFMPESSEKIAQALGIQITGEYEMSYAVCGAQMEQMPILFERVELTPETQPSNATENQADVPSLPLIEFDQFLAVSLRAGKIVHAEKVQKSSKLLKLSVDLGEGTLRTIVSGIAQSYAPEELLDKTVSVVANLKPAKLMGIESNGMILAAKNSRNRHEVLFLHDVAPGTEIK